In Chryseobacterium gleum, a single genomic region encodes these proteins:
- a CDS encoding phosphomannose isomerase — protein MSTEKKEIFERVENMLQTQGFNIAAKDDTRPWGGFFVIDETQAQDFANQYFDGIDVDNLRIGGKLSPKILIVAPEARLSWQYHHRRAEIWQVVEGTVGIKRSNTDEEGELGEYGPKDQVKLQQGERHRLIGLAGWGIVAEIWQHTDASNPSDEDDIVRVQDDFGR, from the coding sequence ATGAGTACAGAAAAAAAAGAAATATTCGAGAGAGTAGAGAATATGCTGCAGACACAAGGTTTTAACATCGCAGCAAAAGATGATACAAGACCATGGGGAGGTTTCTTTGTGATCGATGAAACACAGGCACAGGATTTTGCCAACCAATATTTCGATGGAATTGATGTAGACAACCTTAGAATAGGAGGGAAGCTGAGCCCGAAAATTCTTATTGTTGCCCCTGAAGCAAGATTAAGCTGGCAGTACCACCACAGAAGAGCCGAAATCTGGCAGGTAGTGGAAGGAACTGTAGGCATCAAAAGAAGTAATACCGATGAAGAAGGAGAATTAGGAGAATATGGTCCAAAAGATCAGGTGAAACTTCAGCAAGGAGAAAGACACAGATTAATCGGTCTTGCAGGCTGGGGAATTGTAGCTGAAATCTGGCAGCATACCGATGCGTCCAATCCTTCAGATGAAGATGATATCGTAAGAGTACAGGACGACTTTGGAAGATAA